In Vitis vinifera cultivar Pinot Noir 40024 chromosome 17, ASM3070453v1, one genomic interval encodes:
- the LOC100268010 gene encoding NF-X1-type zinc finger protein NFXL1, with amino-acid sequence MSFQARNDRRDRARFPNQTGRQAWVPRGSAPHAVNSHPNPSSGFNSNLNGIGGDSNFSSAPPDGPSRGGFASRNYAARPSNQRRERVDDQEVKGPKDLNSNLPQLVQEIQEKLMKGSVECMICYDMVRRSAPIWSCSSCYSIFHLNCIKKWARAPTSTDFSVEKNQGVNWRCPGCQSVQLTASKEIRYVCFCGKRSDPPSDLYLTPHSCGEPCGKPLNREIIGSGESNEDFCPHVCVLQCHPGPCPPCKAFAPPRLCPCRKKIITTRCSDRKSVLTCGQRCDKLLECGRHRCERMCHVGACDPCQVLVNASCFCKNTVEVVLCGSMAVKGELKSEDGVFSCRWICGKKLFCGNHDCDEICHPGPCGDCNLMPSRIRTCYCGKTSLQEERRSCLDPIPTCLQICGKPLPCGMHFCKDTCHAGDCAPCLVLVNQKCRCGSTSRTVECYKTTAEEKFTCEKPCGRKKNCGRHRCSERCCPLSNSGNVLFGDWDPHLCSMTCGKKLRCGQHSCENLCHSGHCPPCLETIFTDLTCACGRTSIAPPLPCGTPTPSCQHPCSVPQPCGHLSSHSCHFGDCPPCSVPIAKECIGGHVVLRNIPCGSRDIRCNKLCGKTRQCGMHACGRTCHPPPCDSSCASGSGLRSSCGQTCGAPRRDCRHTCTAPCHPSSPCPDSRCNFPVTITCSCGRISATVPCDAGGSSVGFNGDTVSEASIIQKLPVPLQPVEANGRKIPLGQRKLACDDECAKQERKRVLADAFDITPPNLDALHFGETSVVSELLADLFRRDPKWVLSVEERCKFLVLGKTRGTTSSLRVHVFCPMLKEKRDAVRLIAERWKLSVNSAGWEPKRFIVVHVTPKSKAPARVLGAKGSTPLNVLNPPVFDPLVDMDPRLVVSLLDLPRDADISALVLRFGGECELVWLNDKNALAVFSDPARAATAMRRLDHGSVYHGAVVIPQNGIAPVASQGANAWGGSAGGMAKEGRNQWKKAVVQESGWSESSWGGEDWSAGSVDLQASVWKGKESPIVASVNRWNVLEPELVSSSSTSSVKTEDSGKRVGNQSVPGLEPSSSHSNSAETEGDTSEADASEVVDDWEKAYEFSFGVFKFTNNPIKVNCFITWVKDLAQVIGALAHTFGWKETWRHTFLLAFQSLGIVYGRLSTAPLYVFMSIPREDIISEQRVYELFSFVFWTMTIIPLLKYAFIVLRADDNGEGGTFALYSLLCRHAKVGLHPNDRSANEVMKSISAPASKTKVESRARRAIEKHKSSHYLMLFLALFGSCMVIGDGVLTPAISVLSASSGFERSMSHIAHKIASSQRVGDDIEKAFKRYVPVPFACAILVGLFTLQHYGTHKIGFLFAPIIVIWLFFISGVGLYNIFYSDHQIIYAVSPVYMYRFMRNFDHQGWRSLGSILLSVAGSEAMFADLGHFSKKSLKITFVCLIYPALILCYAGQAAFISKNWRVFEDVTYLSESVPGAFLRHIVVLLSLLASAVGSQATITASFSVINQCLALGCFPRVKVIHTSDTMNGRVYIPDVNWLLMILSLGIVIAFQDIARIGNATGLAIISGMLVTTCLMSLVITLYWEKSLFVSACFLLSFGLVEIMYLSACMSNFHKGAWYLVVLFVFSMTIMLSWHYGTMKKYEFDLQNKVSMEWITVMSPGLGVSRVPGIGFIYTDIVSGIPAFFSHFITNLPAYHQVLIFVSFKSLPVPCVPQKQRYLIGRLGAKDYKVYRCIVRYGYCDNIRDTDDFEDQIIRCIGEFIALEENDLESLTSPEGRMIVVGNPMLDGNALVPIPEMNSNLASPRLSNNGTQRTLSSDSIESASALVTRRKVRFMLPPESPRMQVSVRAELRELVDARESGTAYFLGQSHLKVRDGSSFLKRFLIMTYVFLDKNCREPPVALNIPHAALVEVGMVYTI; translated from the exons ATGAGTTTTCAAGCTCGAAATGATCGGAGAGATAGAGCTAGATTTCCCAACCAAACCGGTAGGCAAGCATGGGTCCCTAGAGGATCTGCCCCTCACGCTGTGAATTCACACCCGAACCCGTCATCTGGTTTCAATTCCAATCTGAACGGGATTGGTGGGGACTCAAATTTCAGTTCCGCACCACCAGATGGTCCGAGTAGAGGAGGTTTTGCGTCAAGGAATTATGCAGCTAGACCTTCTAATCAGAGAAGGGAGAGGGTGGATGATCAGGAGGTGAAGGGGCCGAAGGACTTGAATTCAAATTTGCCGCAGCTTGTGCAGGAAATCCAAGAGAAATTGATGAAGGGGAGTGTTGAATGTATGATTTGTTATGATATGGTCAGGAGATCAGCTCCCATTTGGTCTTGCTCGAGCTGTTATTCAATTTTCCATTTGAATTGTATCAAGAAATGGGCCCGGGCGCCTACCTCTACTGATTTTTCTGTAGAGAAGAATCAGGGGGTCAACTGGCGATGCCCTGGATGTCAATCAGTGCAGCTCACAGCTTCAAAGGAGATTCGGTATGTTTGCTTCTGTGGAAAGAGGTCTGATCCGCCTTCTGATTTGTATTTGACGCCCCATTCTTGTGGAGAGCCTTGTGGGAAGCCACTCAATCGAGAGATTATAGGTTCTGGTGAGAGTAATGAGGATTTTTGCCCCCATGTCTGTGTCTTGCAATGCCACCCAGGTCCATGCCCTCCGTGTAAGGCTTTTGCACCGCCTCGGTTGTGCCCTTGTCGGAAGAAAATAATTACAACACGATGCTCTGATCGGAAATCTGTTCTTACTTGTGGTCAGCGTTGTGATAAACTCCTCGAATGTGGGCGTCACCGTTGTGAGCGCATGTGCCATGTTGGTGCTTGTGATCCTTGTCAGGTTCTGGTCAATGCCTCTTGCTTTTGCAAGAACACGGTGGAGGTTGTTCTTTGTGGGTCCATGGCTGTGAAGGGAGAACTAAAATCAGAGGATGGTGTTTTCTCATGTCGTTGGATCTGTGGAAAGAAGCTTTTCTGTGGAAATCACGATTGTGATGAAATTTGCCATCCAGGGCCATGTGGGGATTGCAACTTAATGCCAAGCAGGATTAGGACATGCTATTGCGGTAAAACATCATTGCAGGAGGAACGGCGTAGCTGTTTGGACCCAATTCCAACCTGTCTTCAGATCTGTGGCAAGCCCCTCCCTTGTGGAATGCACTTCTGTAAGGACACATGCCATGCTGGGGATTGTGCACCATGTTTGGTGCTTGTCAATCAAAAATGCCGTTGTGGATCAACATCTCGAACTGTAGAATGCTACAAAACCACGGCAGAGGAGAAATTTACCTGTGAGAAACCTTGTGGGCGGAAGAAGAACTGTGGAAGGCACCGTTGTAGTGAACGGTGCTGTCCTCTCTCTAATTCTGGCAATGTTCTCTTTGGTGATTGGGATCCGCACTTATGTTCAATGACATGTGGAAAGAAACTAAGGTGTGGACAGCACTCTTGTGAAAATCTTTGCCACAGTGGCCATTGCCCTCCTTGCCTTGAAACAATCTTTACTGATTTAACATGTGCATGTGGGAGAACTTCAATCGCTCCTCCATTGCCTTGTGGTACCCCCACTCCATCATGTCAGCACCCATGCTCAGTTCCTCAGCCATGTGGTCATTTATCTTCTCACAGCTGCCACTTTGGAGACTGCCCACCTTGTTCAGTTCCTATAGCCAAGGAGTGCATTGGTGGACATGTGGTTCTCAGGAACATCCCTTGTGGGTCAAGGGATATTAGATGTAACAAGCTTTGCGGCAAGACCAGGCAATGTGGTATGCATGCTTGTGGGAGAACTTGTCACCCTCCTCCTTGTGATTCTTCCTGTGCATCTGGCTCTGGTTTGAGGTCTTCATGTGGCCAGACATGTGGTGCTCCGAGGAGAGATTGCAGGCATACATGCACTGCCCCTTGTCACCCTTCATCTCCTTGTCCTGATTCAAGATGTAATTTCCCTGTCACAATCACTTGTTCTTGTGGCCGAATAAGTGCAACTGTTCCTTGTGATGCTGGAGGCAGCAGTGTGGGGTTTAATGGTGATACAGTCTCTGAAGCTTCCATTATCCAAAAGTTGCCAGTACCACTTCAACCTGTGGAAGCAAATGGCAGGAAAATTCCTCTTGGACAGAGGAAGCTTGCTTGTGATGATGAATGTGCAAAACAGGAACGGAAACGAGTTCTTGCAGATGCTTTTGATATCACCCCCCCAAACTTGGATGCCCTTCATTTTGGTGAGACTTCTGTTGTTTCTGAATTGCTTGCAGATCTTTTTAGGCGTGATCCAAAGTGGGTGTTGTCTGTGGAAGAAAGATGCAAGTTTTTGGTCCTAGGGAAAACCAGAGGAACTACCAGCAGTCTTAGGGTTCACGTTTTCTGTCCAATGCTGAAGGAAAAGAGAGATGCTGTAAGGCTGATAGCTGAGAGGTGGAAGCTTTCAGTTAATTCTGCTGGGTGGGAGCCAAAGCGTTTTATTGTTGTTCATGTTACGCCCAAATCCAAAGCCCCAGCTCGTGTGCTTGGCGCTAAGGGTTCCACCCCCTTAAATGTGTTAAATCCTCCGGTTTTTGATCCATTGGTAGATATGGATCCCAGGCTTGTTGTTTCTTTACTTGATTTGCCAAGGGACGCAGATATAAGTGCATTGGTTCTGAGGTTTGGTGGGGAGTGTGAATTAGTTTGGTTGAATGACAAGAATGCGCTGGCCGTGTTTAGTGATCCAGCCCGAGCAGCAACTGCGATGAGGAGGTTAGATCATGGATCAGTGTATCATGGTGCTGTTGTGATCCCTCAAAATGGCATTGCACCAGTGGCTTCACAAGGTGCCAATGCCTGGGGAGGATCAGCAGGGGGAATGGCCAAGGAGGGCCGTAAtcaatggaagaaggcagtggTTCAGGAGTCTGGTTGGAGTGAGAGTTCCTGGGGTGGTGAAGACTGGTCAGCTGGTTCTGTGGATCTGCAGGCATCTGTTTGGAAAGGGAAGGAATCCCCCATTGTTGCTTCTGTAAACCGATGGAATGTTTTAGAGCCTGAATTGGTTTCAAGCTCATCTACCTCTTCTGTCAAAACCGAGGATTCCGGAAAAAGAGTGGGAAATCAATCTGTGCCCGGTTTGGAACCAAGTTCAAGTCATTCTAATTCAGCAGAGACAGAAGGAGATACAAGCGAAGCAGATGCATCAGAAGTAGTAGATGACTGGGAAAAGGCTTATGAAT TCTCCTTTGGGGTGTTTAAGTTCACGAATAATCCTATTAAAGTCAATTGCTTCATCACCTGGGTTAAAGACCTAGCCCAGG TTATTGGAGCTCTTGCGCATACTTTTGGTTGG AAAGAGACATGGAGGCATACATTCCTTTTGGCATTTCAAAGCCTCGGAATAGTTTATGGTCGCTTGAGTACTGCTCCACTATATGTATTTATGTCAATTCCAAGAGAGGATATAATATCAGAACAGAGGGTATATGAGCTCTTCTCCTTTGTGTTCTGGACTATGACCATCATTCCTCTACTGAAGTATGCCTTCATAGTATTGAGAGCTGATGACAATGGAGAGG GTGGTACTTTTGCTTTATACTCATTGCTTTGCCGGCATGCCAAAGTGGGTctgcatccaaatgatagaaGTGCTAATGAAGTTATGAAAAGCATAAGTGCACCTGCTTCTAAGACCAAGGTGGAATCAAGAGCCAGAAGGGCCATTGAAAAACATAAAAGCAGTCACTATTTGATGTTGTTTTTGGCTCTGTTCGGGTCTTGCATGGTGATTGGCGATGGGGTACTGACCCCAGCTATTTCTG TGTTATCAGCTTCATCAGGATTTGAACGATCGATGTCTCATATAGCTCATAAAA TTGCCTCCTCACAAAGAGTGGGGGACGACATAGAAAAAGCCTTCAAAAGAT ATGTTCCGGTCCCCTTTGCATGTGCTATATTGGTAGGCCTTTTCACACTGCAACACTATGGGACTCATAAAATTGGGTTTTTATTTGCACCGATCATTGTTATTTGGCTCTTCTTCATCAGCGGGGTGGGTTTATACAATATCTTTTATTCGGACCATCAAATCATCTATGCAGTCTCCCCAGTATACATGTACAGATTTATGAGGAACTTCGACCATCAAGGTTGGAGGTCATTAGGCAGCATCCTTCTATCTGTAGCAG GATCAGAGGCTATGTTTGCAGATCTTGGCCATTTCTCAAAGAAATCACTGAAG ATTACTTTTGTCTGCTTGATTTATCCAGCCCTGATTTTATGTTATGCGGGTCAAGCTGCATTTATCTCCAAAAACTGGCGTGTGTTTGAAGATGTTACTTATCTTAGTGAATCAGTACCTG GAGCCTTTCTTCGCCATATTGTCGTATTGTTGTCTCTTCTTGCTTCTGCTGTTGGAAGCCAAGCAACCATTACTGCCAGTTTCTCTGTCATAAACCAGTGCCTGGCACTCGGTTGTTTTCCCAGAGTAAAAGTTATTCATACATCAGATACTATGAATGGGCGGGTTTATATTCCAGATGTCAACTGGTTATTGATGATTCTCAGCCTTGGCATTGTAATAGCTTTCCAAGACATTGCACGAATTGGAAATGCAACAG GTCTAGCTATAATTTCTGGAATGCTAGTAACCACTTGTCTGATGTCGCTTGTAATCACATTGTACTGGGAGAAGAGTCTGTTTGTCTCTGCATgctttttattatcttttggcttggttgagataATGTATCTGTCAGCATGTATGTCAAACTTTCACAAGGGAGCATGGTATCTAGTTGTTCTTTTCGTATTTTCCATGACAATCATGCTTTCATGGCACTATGGCACCATGAAGAAGTATGAGTTTGATTTACAGAATAAGGTGTCCATGGAATGGATTACAGTGATGAGCCCTGGTCTTGGGGTCTCCAGGGTCCCTGGAATTGGCTTCATCTACACTGATATTGTGTCAGGAATCCCAGCTTTTTTCTCCCACTTCATTACAAATCTTCCTGCATATCACCAAGTGCTGATCTTTGTGTCATTCAAGTCCTTACCAGTGCCTTGTGTCCCCCAAAAGCAGAGGTATCTCATAGGGAGGCTTGGCGCCAAGGACTATAAAGTTTACCGATGTATTGTAAGATATGGATACTGTGATAACATCAGGGACACAGATGATTTTGAGGATCAGATTATCCGTTGTATTGGAGAATTCATTGCTTTGGAAGAAAATGATTTGGAATCCTTGACCTCCCCAGAAGGAAGAATGATTGTTGTTGGAAACCCAATGCTGGATGGAAATGCCTTGGTTCCCATCCCTGAAATGAACTCAAATTTGGCCTCTCCAAGGTTGTCAAACAATGGAACTCAGAGAACCCTGTCTAGTGATTCAATTGAGAGTGCATCTGCTCTTGTCACAAGAAGAAAGGTCAGATTCATGTTGCCTCCAGAGAGCCCCAGAATGCAGGTTTCTGTCAGGGCAGAACTCCGAGAACTAGTTGATGCCAGGGAGAGCGGCACTGCATATTTCTTGGGCCAGTCACATCTGAAAGTGCGTGATGGCTCAAGCTTTCTGAAGAGATTCCTGATCATGACCTATGTTTTTCTTGATAAGAATTGCCGTGAGCCTCCGGTAGCACTCAACATTCCTCATGCTGCTCTTGTAGAGGTTGGTATGGTCTATACCATATGA